The following proteins come from a genomic window of Prionailurus viverrinus isolate Anna chromosome D1, UM_Priviv_1.0, whole genome shotgun sequence:
- the LOC125176909 gene encoding WD repeat-containing protein 61-like: protein MTNQYSILFKQEQAHDDAIWSVAWGTNKKKNSETVVTGSLDDLVKFWKWCDERLDLQWSLEGHQLGVVSVDISHTLPIAASSSLDAHIRLWDLENGKQIKSIDAEPVDAWTLAFSPDSQYLATGTRVGKVNIFGVESGKKEYSLDTRGKFILSIAYSPDGKYLASGAIDGIINIFDIATGKLLHTLEGHAMPIRSLTFSPDSQLLVTASDDGYIKIYDVQHANLAGTLSGHASWVLNVAFCPDDIHFVSSSSNKSVKVWDVGTRTCVHTFFDHQDQVWGVKYNGNGSKIVSVGDDQEIHIYDCPV from the coding sequence ATGACCAACCAGTACAGTATTCTCTTCAAACAGGAGCAAGCCCATGATGATGCCATTTGGTCAGTCGCCTGGGggacaaacaagaaaaaaaactctgAGACAGTGGTCACGGGATCCCTGGATGACCTGGTGAAGTTCTGGAAATGGTGTGATGAGAGGCTGGACCTACAGTGGAGTCTGGAGGGCCATCAACTGGGTGTGGTGTCTGTGGACATCAGCCACACGCTGCCCATTGCTGCATCCAGTTCTCTTGATGCTCACATTCGTCTCTGGGACTTGGAAAATGGCAAACAGATAAAGTCCATAGATGCAGAACCTGTGGATGCCTGGACTTTGGCCTTTTCCCCTGATTCCCAGTATCTGGCCACAGGAACTCGTGTGGGAAAAGTGAACATTTTTGGCGTGGAAAGTGGGAAAAAGGAATATTCTTTGGACACCAGAGGAAAATTCATTCTTAGTATTGCATATAGTCCTGATGGGAAGTACCTGGCCAGTGGAGCCATAGACGGAATCATCAATATTTTTGATATTGCAACTGGAAAACTCCTGCACACGCTGGAAGGCCATGCTATGCCCATCCGCTCCTTGACCTTCTCCCCGGATTCTCAGCTGCTCGTCACTGCCTCAGATGACGGCTACATCAAGATCTATGATGTACAACACGCCAACTTGGCTGGAACACTGAGTGGCCACGCATCGTGGGTGCTGAATGTTGCCTTTTGTCCTGACGACATTCACTTTGTTTCCAGTTCATCTAACAAAAGTGTGAAAGTTTGGGATGTTGGAACGAGGACTTGCGTTCACACCTTCTTTGATCACCAGGATCAGGTCTGGGGAGTAAAATACAATGGAAATGGCTCAAAAATTGTGTCTGTTGGCGACGACCAGGAAATTCACATCTATGATTGCCCAGTGTGA